One genomic window of Ctenopharyngodon idella isolate HZGC_01 chromosome 18, HZGC01, whole genome shotgun sequence includes the following:
- the zbtb38 gene encoding zinc finger and BTB domain-containing protein 38 isoform X1: MMTTRGHITVAPCTDTHLIVPTGTRGKTISIMRSGMNKRQMTVVNPSTLGLVDNSHPQAVLSHLSEQRSQGLFCDVIIVVEDVKFRAHRNILAATSGYFRNAFKTPDVYTSSQVLELTDLKSEVFASILNFIYNARVESNSTEDSRSLVAAGKRLGIPFLEKLLDSERQSSGLLQGQASASCGRSNGQSKLADTCTLKKETLKPEELDCSKGPRITNAFSITEVGAVNNPFSTLDHRNKVIEEGHSPSSSQDTSISPVESEPAHALTEHSYAVSQGQESKEVNQGNDNGTIMPVVPPAKTVVNNRLGPIKKRRIHGNGIPSLSSEPGATVPTITGTSAVEKATVAPLSSSQLSSDTAPVIHSSLDLLPPLDVTPSQDAEPPCLSPQNTPSVPTFCCQQCPETFSDSTLLTIHMQIHKRFVSHLFCKYCHKKFMHLKRLRNHEQVCVKSLKGPSELETNNKDSLRVPVSNTTPNSNTTQHSLPPPDLHIPLSLDPTLTSPPELSQDQVNGTLKTNSTSRTYKCSVCRRAYVTISSLKRHENVHSWHRAYPCHYCNKVFALAEYRTKHEIWHTGERRYQCIFCLETFLTYYILKNHQKSFHGIDPQLAVNKKSANGGFKSSVYPIKLYRLLPMKFRKKRYKSYSQTYSEGIEGNDESYNEPLGSCSPNTLFDSAVPTTNSDVVCGQSLFSMPVTFMATPKMMASETPRISFDKPCDQNIGFPMSPEIDQPSKHLSTDFKKRSGFDGKGSPLFSHRFTDSSKAIEKNTGTSLMTNGSDRDSSTEKNTENSTDILPFLNIPSVCSFEGLSRLSELSAAAQTIEDMANQLLQARPESITPDQPPNGKTETYIAKPACPGPSVDNQVLPLCQITVKIGNEAIVRRKIKGSKLFPKKRKRKSWRQEGIGQNSPAAESIGSPSLRLRTEVTTSVTENESYDDPNDPETDKLWRPYYTYKPKKRGKKPKGKRTRMKHVRCYTRPLSPEANEEFREIPFCPDERISADNYGVRREPRHSSQKEAFLCHSCESSFSSQTSLSMHIISCHQPCCRICGKQCPPESSTAGPTAEDSGDFICKSCTEDGSCFSSDVASHSLSMEKRYRCSYCPQRFLYLATKKSHEKKHLEKSGKGHNCRYCSKVCKSAVLLSVHESKHFKSEDGEDPDMTCKIASSFSTGKERKGQIKPEPWESMYTSSEIKPKMGEPMDMDSEGNYPTITSVYKKTSLSFPYAADRSFTPLPSEIKRKKSKKKSILERPRGFGFEGHTQDSVIWGHQD, encoded by the coding sequence ATGACTGTGGTCAACCCTAGCACTCTTGGTCTGGTGGACAATTCCCACCCCCAAGCTGTCCTCAGTCATCTTAGTGAACAGCGTTCACAAGGCCTATTCTGTGATGTAATAATCGTTGTGGAGGATGTCAAATTCCGCGCTCACCGCAACATACTGGCTGCCACAAGTGGATATTTTCGTAATGCTTTTAAAACACCTGATGTCTACACGTCCAGCCAGGTGCTGGAGCTAACAGACCTGAAATCTGAGGTCTTTGCTAGCATTCTAAACTTCATCTACAATGCCAGAGTGGAGTCAAATAGTACAGAGGACAGCAGGTCTCTGGTGGCAGCTGGAAAGCGTTTAGGAATTCCCTTTCTGGAGAAATTGCTAGACTCTGAAAGGCAGAGCTCTGGTCTCTTGCAAGGCCAAGCCTCTGCAAGCTGCGGAAGATCAAACGGTCAGTCAAAGTTGGCAGACACATGCACACTGAAAAAAGAGACCCTCAAGCCTGAGGAGTTAGACTGCTCCAAGGGCCCAAGGATCACCAATGCTTTCTCTATTACTGAGGTTGGGGCAGTAAACAACCCATTCTCTACACTGGATCACCGTAACAAAGTTATTGAGGAAGGGCATTCTCCTTCCAGCTCCCAAGATACAAGCATATCACCCGTAGAGAGTGAGCCTGCCCATGCTCTAACAGAGCACTCATATGCAGTGAGCCAGGGGCAAGAATCTAAAGAGGTTAACCAGGGGAATGATAACGGAACCATCATGCCTGTCGTTCCTCCAGCTAAGACTGTGGTTAACAATAGACTTGGACCTATAAAGAAGCGTCGTATACATGGTAATGGCATTCCGTCTCTCTCAAGTGAGCCAGGTGCAACTGTGCCCACTATTACTGGCACATCTGCAGTGGAAAAGGCTACTGTTGCACCATTATCTTCCTCCCAGTTATCCTCAGATACAGCACCAGTGATACATTCCAGCCTCGATCTCTTGCCGCCACTTGACGTCACACCTTCTCAGGATGCAGAGCCACCCTGCCTCAGTCCTCAGAATACACCCAGTGTCCCCACCTTCTGCTGCCAGCAATGCCCTGAAACCTTTAGTGACTCTACGCTTCTCACCATCCACATGCAAATACACAAGAGATTTGTCAGTCATTTGTTTTGCAAGTACTGCCATAAAAAGTTTATGCATCTGAAAAGACTGCGCAATCATGAGCAGGTTTGTGTGAAATCTCTAAAAGGTCCATCTGAGTTAGAGACAAATAATAAAGACTCATTGAGAGTCCCAGTCTCTAATACTACACCCAATTCAAATACCACGCAACACTCTTTACCTCCACCAGATCTCcatatccctttaagtttagaCCCCACATTGACTAGTCCCCCTGAGCTGTCTCAGGATCAAGTTAATGGGACCTTAAAAACAAATAGCACTTCAAGGACATATAAATGTTCTGTATGCAGACGGGCTTATGTGACCATTTCCAGTCTAAAAAGACATGAGAATGTACATTCATGGCATAGAGCCTATCCTTGTCACTACTGCAACAAAGTTTTTGCTCTGGCTGAATACCGTACAAAGCACGAGATTTGGCATACTGGGGAACGCCGGTACCAGTGCATCTTCTGCTTGGAGACCTTCTTGACTTACTACATACTCAAGAATCACCAGAAGTCTTTTCATGGCATCGATCCACAGCTGGCTGTCAATAAAAAATCAGCAAATGGCGGATTCAAGAGTAGTGTGTACCCCATAAAGCTCTACAGGCTCCTCCCAATGAAGTTTAGAAAGAAACGTTATAAGTCATACAGTCAGACATATTCTGAGGGGATCGAGGGCAATGATGAGTCCTATAATGAACCACTGGGCAGCTGTTCCCCCAACACTCTTTTTGACAGTGCAGTACCTACAACTAATTCAGATGTTGTTTGTGGTCAGTCATTATTTTCAATGCCAGTGACATTCATGGCCACCCCGAAAATGATGGCATCAGAAACTCCTCGCATCAGCTTTGACAAACCGTGTGACCAAAACATAGGATTTCCTATGTCACCTGAGATAGACCAACCTTCAAAACACCTCTCTACTGATTTCAAGAAAAGGTCTGGATTTGATGGCAAAGGGTCACCGCTCTTCAGCCACAGATTTACAGATTCTTCAAAAGCAATAGAGAAAAACACAGGGACCTCTCTCATGACAAATGGAAGTGACAGAGATTCTTCaacagagaaaaacacagaaaacagcacagacaTTCTTCCATTCCTCAACATACCATCTGTCTGCTCCTTTGAAGGGTTGAGCAGGCTGAGTGAACTGTCAGCAGCGGCACAAACCATTGAGGACATGGCTAATCAGCTGCTACAAGCAAGACCCGAGAGCATAACACCGGATCAGCCACCTAATGGAaagacagaaacatacattgcTAAGCCTGCATGTCCAGGCCCATCAGTTGATAACCAAGTCCTTCCCCTCTGCCAAATAACAGTGAAGATTGGCAACGAGGCAATTGTTCGACGAAAAATAAAAGGCTCAAAGCTATTTCCaaaaaagaggaagaggaaaagcTGGAGACAAGAGGGTATAGGTCAAAATAGCCCTGCAGCGGAGAGTATTGGAAGTCCAAGTTTGCGGCTGAGAACAGAAGTCACAACATCAGTTACAGAAAATGAATCATATGATGACCCAAATGATCCTGAAACCGACAAACTATGGCGACCCTATTACACATATAAACCTAAAAAGAGGGGTAAGAAACCGAAAGGCAAACGAACAAGGATGAAGCATGTGAGATGCTACACTAGACCATTGTCACCTGAAGCCAACGAAGAATTCAGAGAGATACCGTTCTGTCCAGATGAGAGGATCTCAGCAGACAACTATGGGGTCAGGAGGGAGCCAAGGCATAGCAGCCAAAAGGAAGCTTTCCTCTGCCACAGCTGTGAGAGCTCTTTCTCTAGCCAGACCTCCCTCAGCATGCACATCATCAGCTGCCATCAGCCATGCTGCAGAATATGTGGTAAACAATGTCCCCCTGAATCCAGCACAGCTGGGCCCACTGCAGAGGATAGTGGTGACTTTATCTGCAAGAGCTGCACTGAGGATGGCTCCTGTTTCAGCTCGGATGTGGCGTCCCACAGCCTGAGCATGGAAAAACGTTACAGATGTTCTTACTGCCCACAGCGGTTCCTTTACCTTGCCACCAAGAAAAGTCATGAGAAAAAACACCTAGAAAAGTCAGGAAAAGGACACAATTGCAGGTATTGCTCAAAGGTATGTAAATCAGCAGTGCTGTTGAGTGTGCACGAGAGCAAGCACTTCAAGTCAGAAGATGGAGAAGATCCAGACATGACATGTAAAATAGCCAGTTCGTTTTCTACAGGTAAAGAGCGCAAAGGACAGATCAAACCTGAACCTTGGGAAAGCATGTATACCTCCTCAGAGATCAAGCCAAAGATGGGGGAACCCATGGACATGGATTCTGAGGGGAATTATCCTACAATCACCAGTGTCTACAAGAAAACATCTTTGTCATTTCCTTATGCAGCAGATAGGTCTTTCACTCCCCTTCCCTCAGAGATAAAGAGGAAGAAATCcaagaaaaaaagcattttggAACGTCCTAGAGGATTTGGATTTGAGGGGCACACACAGGACTCTGTGATATGGGGCCACCAGGATTGA
- the zbtb38 gene encoding zinc finger and BTB domain-containing protein 38 isoform X2 translates to MMTVVNPSTLGLVDNSHPQAVLSHLSEQRSQGLFCDVIIVVEDVKFRAHRNILAATSGYFRNAFKTPDVYTSSQVLELTDLKSEVFASILNFIYNARVESNSTEDSRSLVAAGKRLGIPFLEKLLDSERQSSGLLQGQASASCGRSNGQSKLADTCTLKKETLKPEELDCSKGPRITNAFSITEVGAVNNPFSTLDHRNKVIEEGHSPSSSQDTSISPVESEPAHALTEHSYAVSQGQESKEVNQGNDNGTIMPVVPPAKTVVNNRLGPIKKRRIHGNGIPSLSSEPGATVPTITGTSAVEKATVAPLSSSQLSSDTAPVIHSSLDLLPPLDVTPSQDAEPPCLSPQNTPSVPTFCCQQCPETFSDSTLLTIHMQIHKRFVSHLFCKYCHKKFMHLKRLRNHEQVCVKSLKGPSELETNNKDSLRVPVSNTTPNSNTTQHSLPPPDLHIPLSLDPTLTSPPELSQDQVNGTLKTNSTSRTYKCSVCRRAYVTISSLKRHENVHSWHRAYPCHYCNKVFALAEYRTKHEIWHTGERRYQCIFCLETFLTYYILKNHQKSFHGIDPQLAVNKKSANGGFKSSVYPIKLYRLLPMKFRKKRYKSYSQTYSEGIEGNDESYNEPLGSCSPNTLFDSAVPTTNSDVVCGQSLFSMPVTFMATPKMMASETPRISFDKPCDQNIGFPMSPEIDQPSKHLSTDFKKRSGFDGKGSPLFSHRFTDSSKAIEKNTGTSLMTNGSDRDSSTEKNTENSTDILPFLNIPSVCSFEGLSRLSELSAAAQTIEDMANQLLQARPESITPDQPPNGKTETYIAKPACPGPSVDNQVLPLCQITVKIGNEAIVRRKIKGSKLFPKKRKRKSWRQEGIGQNSPAAESIGSPSLRLRTEVTTSVTENESYDDPNDPETDKLWRPYYTYKPKKRGKKPKGKRTRMKHVRCYTRPLSPEANEEFREIPFCPDERISADNYGVRREPRHSSQKEAFLCHSCESSFSSQTSLSMHIISCHQPCCRICGKQCPPESSTAGPTAEDSGDFICKSCTEDGSCFSSDVASHSLSMEKRYRCSYCPQRFLYLATKKSHEKKHLEKSGKGHNCRYCSKVCKSAVLLSVHESKHFKSEDGEDPDMTCKIASSFSTGKERKGQIKPEPWESMYTSSEIKPKMGEPMDMDSEGNYPTITSVYKKTSLSFPYAADRSFTPLPSEIKRKKSKKKSILERPRGFGFEGHTQDSVIWGHQD, encoded by the coding sequence ATGACTGTGGTCAACCCTAGCACTCTTGGTCTGGTGGACAATTCCCACCCCCAAGCTGTCCTCAGTCATCTTAGTGAACAGCGTTCACAAGGCCTATTCTGTGATGTAATAATCGTTGTGGAGGATGTCAAATTCCGCGCTCACCGCAACATACTGGCTGCCACAAGTGGATATTTTCGTAATGCTTTTAAAACACCTGATGTCTACACGTCCAGCCAGGTGCTGGAGCTAACAGACCTGAAATCTGAGGTCTTTGCTAGCATTCTAAACTTCATCTACAATGCCAGAGTGGAGTCAAATAGTACAGAGGACAGCAGGTCTCTGGTGGCAGCTGGAAAGCGTTTAGGAATTCCCTTTCTGGAGAAATTGCTAGACTCTGAAAGGCAGAGCTCTGGTCTCTTGCAAGGCCAAGCCTCTGCAAGCTGCGGAAGATCAAACGGTCAGTCAAAGTTGGCAGACACATGCACACTGAAAAAAGAGACCCTCAAGCCTGAGGAGTTAGACTGCTCCAAGGGCCCAAGGATCACCAATGCTTTCTCTATTACTGAGGTTGGGGCAGTAAACAACCCATTCTCTACACTGGATCACCGTAACAAAGTTATTGAGGAAGGGCATTCTCCTTCCAGCTCCCAAGATACAAGCATATCACCCGTAGAGAGTGAGCCTGCCCATGCTCTAACAGAGCACTCATATGCAGTGAGCCAGGGGCAAGAATCTAAAGAGGTTAACCAGGGGAATGATAACGGAACCATCATGCCTGTCGTTCCTCCAGCTAAGACTGTGGTTAACAATAGACTTGGACCTATAAAGAAGCGTCGTATACATGGTAATGGCATTCCGTCTCTCTCAAGTGAGCCAGGTGCAACTGTGCCCACTATTACTGGCACATCTGCAGTGGAAAAGGCTACTGTTGCACCATTATCTTCCTCCCAGTTATCCTCAGATACAGCACCAGTGATACATTCCAGCCTCGATCTCTTGCCGCCACTTGACGTCACACCTTCTCAGGATGCAGAGCCACCCTGCCTCAGTCCTCAGAATACACCCAGTGTCCCCACCTTCTGCTGCCAGCAATGCCCTGAAACCTTTAGTGACTCTACGCTTCTCACCATCCACATGCAAATACACAAGAGATTTGTCAGTCATTTGTTTTGCAAGTACTGCCATAAAAAGTTTATGCATCTGAAAAGACTGCGCAATCATGAGCAGGTTTGTGTGAAATCTCTAAAAGGTCCATCTGAGTTAGAGACAAATAATAAAGACTCATTGAGAGTCCCAGTCTCTAATACTACACCCAATTCAAATACCACGCAACACTCTTTACCTCCACCAGATCTCcatatccctttaagtttagaCCCCACATTGACTAGTCCCCCTGAGCTGTCTCAGGATCAAGTTAATGGGACCTTAAAAACAAATAGCACTTCAAGGACATATAAATGTTCTGTATGCAGACGGGCTTATGTGACCATTTCCAGTCTAAAAAGACATGAGAATGTACATTCATGGCATAGAGCCTATCCTTGTCACTACTGCAACAAAGTTTTTGCTCTGGCTGAATACCGTACAAAGCACGAGATTTGGCATACTGGGGAACGCCGGTACCAGTGCATCTTCTGCTTGGAGACCTTCTTGACTTACTACATACTCAAGAATCACCAGAAGTCTTTTCATGGCATCGATCCACAGCTGGCTGTCAATAAAAAATCAGCAAATGGCGGATTCAAGAGTAGTGTGTACCCCATAAAGCTCTACAGGCTCCTCCCAATGAAGTTTAGAAAGAAACGTTATAAGTCATACAGTCAGACATATTCTGAGGGGATCGAGGGCAATGATGAGTCCTATAATGAACCACTGGGCAGCTGTTCCCCCAACACTCTTTTTGACAGTGCAGTACCTACAACTAATTCAGATGTTGTTTGTGGTCAGTCATTATTTTCAATGCCAGTGACATTCATGGCCACCCCGAAAATGATGGCATCAGAAACTCCTCGCATCAGCTTTGACAAACCGTGTGACCAAAACATAGGATTTCCTATGTCACCTGAGATAGACCAACCTTCAAAACACCTCTCTACTGATTTCAAGAAAAGGTCTGGATTTGATGGCAAAGGGTCACCGCTCTTCAGCCACAGATTTACAGATTCTTCAAAAGCAATAGAGAAAAACACAGGGACCTCTCTCATGACAAATGGAAGTGACAGAGATTCTTCaacagagaaaaacacagaaaacagcacagacaTTCTTCCATTCCTCAACATACCATCTGTCTGCTCCTTTGAAGGGTTGAGCAGGCTGAGTGAACTGTCAGCAGCGGCACAAACCATTGAGGACATGGCTAATCAGCTGCTACAAGCAAGACCCGAGAGCATAACACCGGATCAGCCACCTAATGGAaagacagaaacatacattgcTAAGCCTGCATGTCCAGGCCCATCAGTTGATAACCAAGTCCTTCCCCTCTGCCAAATAACAGTGAAGATTGGCAACGAGGCAATTGTTCGACGAAAAATAAAAGGCTCAAAGCTATTTCCaaaaaagaggaagaggaaaagcTGGAGACAAGAGGGTATAGGTCAAAATAGCCCTGCAGCGGAGAGTATTGGAAGTCCAAGTTTGCGGCTGAGAACAGAAGTCACAACATCAGTTACAGAAAATGAATCATATGATGACCCAAATGATCCTGAAACCGACAAACTATGGCGACCCTATTACACATATAAACCTAAAAAGAGGGGTAAGAAACCGAAAGGCAAACGAACAAGGATGAAGCATGTGAGATGCTACACTAGACCATTGTCACCTGAAGCCAACGAAGAATTCAGAGAGATACCGTTCTGTCCAGATGAGAGGATCTCAGCAGACAACTATGGGGTCAGGAGGGAGCCAAGGCATAGCAGCCAAAAGGAAGCTTTCCTCTGCCACAGCTGTGAGAGCTCTTTCTCTAGCCAGACCTCCCTCAGCATGCACATCATCAGCTGCCATCAGCCATGCTGCAGAATATGTGGTAAACAATGTCCCCCTGAATCCAGCACAGCTGGGCCCACTGCAGAGGATAGTGGTGACTTTATCTGCAAGAGCTGCACTGAGGATGGCTCCTGTTTCAGCTCGGATGTGGCGTCCCACAGCCTGAGCATGGAAAAACGTTACAGATGTTCTTACTGCCCACAGCGGTTCCTTTACCTTGCCACCAAGAAAAGTCATGAGAAAAAACACCTAGAAAAGTCAGGAAAAGGACACAATTGCAGGTATTGCTCAAAGGTATGTAAATCAGCAGTGCTGTTGAGTGTGCACGAGAGCAAGCACTTCAAGTCAGAAGATGGAGAAGATCCAGACATGACATGTAAAATAGCCAGTTCGTTTTCTACAGGTAAAGAGCGCAAAGGACAGATCAAACCTGAACCTTGGGAAAGCATGTATACCTCCTCAGAGATCAAGCCAAAGATGGGGGAACCCATGGACATGGATTCTGAGGGGAATTATCCTACAATCACCAGTGTCTACAAGAAAACATCTTTGTCATTTCCTTATGCAGCAGATAGGTCTTTCACTCCCCTTCCCTCAGAGATAAAGAGGAAGAAATCcaagaaaaaaagcattttggAACGTCCTAGAGGATTTGGATTTGAGGGGCACACACAGGACTCTGTGATATGGGGCCACCAGGATTGA
- the zbtb38 gene encoding zinc finger and BTB domain-containing protein 38 isoform X4 — protein MTVVNPSTLGLVDNSHPQAVLSHLSEQRSQGLFCDVIIVVEDVKFRAHRNILAATSGYFRNAFKTPDVYTSSQVLELTDLKSEVFASILNFIYNARVESNSTEDSRSLVAAGKRLGIPFLEKLLDSERQSSGLLQGQASASCGRSNGQSKLADTCTLKKETLKPEELDCSKGPRITNAFSITEVGAVNNPFSTLDHRNKVIEEGHSPSSSQDTSISPVESEPAHALTEHSYAVSQGQESKEVNQGNDNGTIMPVVPPAKTVVNNRLGPIKKRRIHGNGIPSLSSEPGATVPTITGTSAVEKATVAPLSSSQLSSDTAPVIHSSLDLLPPLDVTPSQDAEPPCLSPQNTPSVPTFCCQQCPETFSDSTLLTIHMQIHKRFVSHLFCKYCHKKFMHLKRLRNHEQVCVKSLKGPSELETNNKDSLRVPVSNTTPNSNTTQHSLPPPDLHIPLSLDPTLTSPPELSQDQVNGTLKTNSTSRTYKCSVCRRAYVTISSLKRHENVHSWHRAYPCHYCNKVFALAEYRTKHEIWHTGERRYQCIFCLETFLTYYILKNHQKSFHGIDPQLAVNKKSANGGFKSSVYPIKLYRLLPMKFRKKRYKSYSQTYSEGIEGNDESYNEPLGSCSPNTLFDSAVPTTNSDVVCGQSLFSMPVTFMATPKMMASETPRISFDKPCDQNIGFPMSPEIDQPSKHLSTDFKKRSGFDGKGSPLFSHRFTDSSKAIEKNTGTSLMTNGSDRDSSTEKNTENSTDILPFLNIPSVCSFEGLSRLSELSAAAQTIEDMANQLLQARPESITPDQPPNGKTETYIAKPACPGPSVDNQVLPLCQITVKIGNEAIVRRKIKGSKLFPKKRKRKSWRQEGIGQNSPAAESIGSPSLRLRTEVTTSVTENESYDDPNDPETDKLWRPYYTYKPKKRGKKPKGKRTRMKHVRCYTRPLSPEANEEFREIPFCPDERISADNYGVRREPRHSSQKEAFLCHSCESSFSSQTSLSMHIISCHQPCCRICGKQCPPESSTAGPTAEDSGDFICKSCTEDGSCFSSDVASHSLSMEKRYRCSYCPQRFLYLATKKSHEKKHLEKSGKGHNCRYCSKVCKSAVLLSVHESKHFKSEDGEDPDMTCKIASSFSTGKERKGQIKPEPWESMYTSSEIKPKMGEPMDMDSEGNYPTITSVYKKTSLSFPYAADRSFTPLPSEIKRKKSKKKSILERPRGFGFEGHTQDSVIWGHQD, from the coding sequence ATGACTGTGGTCAACCCTAGCACTCTTGGTCTGGTGGACAATTCCCACCCCCAAGCTGTCCTCAGTCATCTTAGTGAACAGCGTTCACAAGGCCTATTCTGTGATGTAATAATCGTTGTGGAGGATGTCAAATTCCGCGCTCACCGCAACATACTGGCTGCCACAAGTGGATATTTTCGTAATGCTTTTAAAACACCTGATGTCTACACGTCCAGCCAGGTGCTGGAGCTAACAGACCTGAAATCTGAGGTCTTTGCTAGCATTCTAAACTTCATCTACAATGCCAGAGTGGAGTCAAATAGTACAGAGGACAGCAGGTCTCTGGTGGCAGCTGGAAAGCGTTTAGGAATTCCCTTTCTGGAGAAATTGCTAGACTCTGAAAGGCAGAGCTCTGGTCTCTTGCAAGGCCAAGCCTCTGCAAGCTGCGGAAGATCAAACGGTCAGTCAAAGTTGGCAGACACATGCACACTGAAAAAAGAGACCCTCAAGCCTGAGGAGTTAGACTGCTCCAAGGGCCCAAGGATCACCAATGCTTTCTCTATTACTGAGGTTGGGGCAGTAAACAACCCATTCTCTACACTGGATCACCGTAACAAAGTTATTGAGGAAGGGCATTCTCCTTCCAGCTCCCAAGATACAAGCATATCACCCGTAGAGAGTGAGCCTGCCCATGCTCTAACAGAGCACTCATATGCAGTGAGCCAGGGGCAAGAATCTAAAGAGGTTAACCAGGGGAATGATAACGGAACCATCATGCCTGTCGTTCCTCCAGCTAAGACTGTGGTTAACAATAGACTTGGACCTATAAAGAAGCGTCGTATACATGGTAATGGCATTCCGTCTCTCTCAAGTGAGCCAGGTGCAACTGTGCCCACTATTACTGGCACATCTGCAGTGGAAAAGGCTACTGTTGCACCATTATCTTCCTCCCAGTTATCCTCAGATACAGCACCAGTGATACATTCCAGCCTCGATCTCTTGCCGCCACTTGACGTCACACCTTCTCAGGATGCAGAGCCACCCTGCCTCAGTCCTCAGAATACACCCAGTGTCCCCACCTTCTGCTGCCAGCAATGCCCTGAAACCTTTAGTGACTCTACGCTTCTCACCATCCACATGCAAATACACAAGAGATTTGTCAGTCATTTGTTTTGCAAGTACTGCCATAAAAAGTTTATGCATCTGAAAAGACTGCGCAATCATGAGCAGGTTTGTGTGAAATCTCTAAAAGGTCCATCTGAGTTAGAGACAAATAATAAAGACTCATTGAGAGTCCCAGTCTCTAATACTACACCCAATTCAAATACCACGCAACACTCTTTACCTCCACCAGATCTCcatatccctttaagtttagaCCCCACATTGACTAGTCCCCCTGAGCTGTCTCAGGATCAAGTTAATGGGACCTTAAAAACAAATAGCACTTCAAGGACATATAAATGTTCTGTATGCAGACGGGCTTATGTGACCATTTCCAGTCTAAAAAGACATGAGAATGTACATTCATGGCATAGAGCCTATCCTTGTCACTACTGCAACAAAGTTTTTGCTCTGGCTGAATACCGTACAAAGCACGAGATTTGGCATACTGGGGAACGCCGGTACCAGTGCATCTTCTGCTTGGAGACCTTCTTGACTTACTACATACTCAAGAATCACCAGAAGTCTTTTCATGGCATCGATCCACAGCTGGCTGTCAATAAAAAATCAGCAAATGGCGGATTCAAGAGTAGTGTGTACCCCATAAAGCTCTACAGGCTCCTCCCAATGAAGTTTAGAAAGAAACGTTATAAGTCATACAGTCAGACATATTCTGAGGGGATCGAGGGCAATGATGAGTCCTATAATGAACCACTGGGCAGCTGTTCCCCCAACACTCTTTTTGACAGTGCAGTACCTACAACTAATTCAGATGTTGTTTGTGGTCAGTCATTATTTTCAATGCCAGTGACATTCATGGCCACCCCGAAAATGATGGCATCAGAAACTCCTCGCATCAGCTTTGACAAACCGTGTGACCAAAACATAGGATTTCCTATGTCACCTGAGATAGACCAACCTTCAAAACACCTCTCTACTGATTTCAAGAAAAGGTCTGGATTTGATGGCAAAGGGTCACCGCTCTTCAGCCACAGATTTACAGATTCTTCAAAAGCAATAGAGAAAAACACAGGGACCTCTCTCATGACAAATGGAAGTGACAGAGATTCTTCaacagagaaaaacacagaaaacagcacagacaTTCTTCCATTCCTCAACATACCATCTGTCTGCTCCTTTGAAGGGTTGAGCAGGCTGAGTGAACTGTCAGCAGCGGCACAAACCATTGAGGACATGGCTAATCAGCTGCTACAAGCAAGACCCGAGAGCATAACACCGGATCAGCCACCTAATGGAaagacagaaacatacattgcTAAGCCTGCATGTCCAGGCCCATCAGTTGATAACCAAGTCCTTCCCCTCTGCCAAATAACAGTGAAGATTGGCAACGAGGCAATTGTTCGACGAAAAATAAAAGGCTCAAAGCTATTTCCaaaaaagaggaagaggaaaagcTGGAGACAAGAGGGTATAGGTCAAAATAGCCCTGCAGCGGAGAGTATTGGAAGTCCAAGTTTGCGGCTGAGAACAGAAGTCACAACATCAGTTACAGAAAATGAATCATATGATGACCCAAATGATCCTGAAACCGACAAACTATGGCGACCCTATTACACATATAAACCTAAAAAGAGGGGTAAGAAACCGAAAGGCAAACGAACAAGGATGAAGCATGTGAGATGCTACACTAGACCATTGTCACCTGAAGCCAACGAAGAATTCAGAGAGATACCGTTCTGTCCAGATGAGAGGATCTCAGCAGACAACTATGGGGTCAGGAGGGAGCCAAGGCATAGCAGCCAAAAGGAAGCTTTCCTCTGCCACAGCTGTGAGAGCTCTTTCTCTAGCCAGACCTCCCTCAGCATGCACATCATCAGCTGCCATCAGCCATGCTGCAGAATATGTGGTAAACAATGTCCCCCTGAATCCAGCACAGCTGGGCCCACTGCAGAGGATAGTGGTGACTTTATCTGCAAGAGCTGCACTGAGGATGGCTCCTGTTTCAGCTCGGATGTGGCGTCCCACAGCCTGAGCATGGAAAAACGTTACAGATGTTCTTACTGCCCACAGCGGTTCCTTTACCTTGCCACCAAGAAAAGTCATGAGAAAAAACACCTAGAAAAGTCAGGAAAAGGACACAATTGCAGGTATTGCTCAAAGGTATGTAAATCAGCAGTGCTGTTGAGTGTGCACGAGAGCAAGCACTTCAAGTCAGAAGATGGAGAAGATCCAGACATGACATGTAAAATAGCCAGTTCGTTTTCTACAGGTAAAGAGCGCAAAGGACAGATCAAACCTGAACCTTGGGAAAGCATGTATACCTCCTCAGAGATCAAGCCAAAGATGGGGGAACCCATGGACATGGATTCTGAGGGGAATTATCCTACAATCACCAGTGTCTACAAGAAAACATCTTTGTCATTTCCTTATGCAGCAGATAGGTCTTTCACTCCCCTTCCCTCAGAGATAAAGAGGAAGAAATCcaagaaaaaaagcattttggAACGTCCTAGAGGATTTGGATTTGAGGGGCACACACAGGACTCTGTGATATGGGGCCACCAGGATTGA